The following are from one region of the Leptospira terpstrae serovar Hualin str. LT 11-33 = ATCC 700639 genome:
- a CDS encoding UDP-N-acetylmuramate dehydrogenase: MLVQNNIPLAPLTTLRLGGEARFFISIKTTEDLIHALEFCKKENLPYFILGGGSNTIFLDSGFPGVVFQIQIPGIRCLDATESHTIFQVGAGVIWDHFVEYTVKQGLAGIECLSGIPGSVGASPIQNIGAYGQEVKDIILKVECMTPTGEIISISKEDCKFRYRNSEFKSGIYNDCIVVSVTFQLSKLTPPCLRYPEVQKAWEKYKSEISASELPSSELRIFQMEAVRNLVIQLRKKKSMVLDELDPNTRSAGSFFTNPILSDGETERFLETAKMLGFDNPPVYPELPGYKKISAAWLIENSGIQKGSKYPGGVGISENHCLGLINIEGTTSALLQMAESVRKSVFEKFSIRLEMEPVIRP, translated from the coding sequence ATGTTAGTCCAAAACAATATTCCCTTGGCACCACTTACGACATTGCGATTGGGCGGAGAGGCAAGATTTTTCATTTCAATTAAGACAACGGAAGACCTAATACACGCTTTAGAATTTTGTAAAAAGGAAAACTTACCTTATTTTATTTTAGGCGGTGGCTCTAATACCATCTTTCTGGATTCTGGTTTTCCAGGTGTTGTCTTTCAAATCCAAATTCCTGGTATTCGTTGTTTAGATGCAACTGAAAGTCATACCATTTTTCAAGTAGGTGCTGGTGTCATTTGGGATCATTTTGTTGAATATACAGTAAAACAGGGATTAGCTGGAATTGAATGTCTTTCTGGAATTCCAGGCTCGGTGGGCGCCTCTCCTATACAGAATATTGGAGCATATGGCCAAGAAGTAAAAGATATCATTTTAAAAGTCGAATGTATGACTCCAACTGGCGAAATTATTTCAATATCAAAAGAGGATTGTAAATTTCGTTATCGTAATAGCGAATTTAAATCAGGAATCTACAACGATTGTATTGTTGTATCGGTTACATTTCAATTATCAAAATTGACTCCCCCCTGTTTGCGTTACCCGGAAGTACAAAAAGCATGGGAAAAATATAAATCTGAAATTTCTGCGTCGGAGTTGCCTTCCTCAGAGCTAAGAATTTTTCAAATGGAAGCAGTAAGAAATTTGGTCATCCAATTAAGAAAGAAAAAATCAATGGTATTGGATGAACTAGATCCAAACACACGTTCGGCGGGTTCATTTTTTACAAATCCTATTCTCTCCGATGGGGAAACTGAAAGATTTTTAGAAACTGCAAAAATGCTTGGTTTTGACAATCCCCCTGTGTATCCAGAATTGCCAGGATACAAAAAAATCTCTGCAGCATGGCTAATCGAAAACTCTGGCATTCAAAAAGGATCGAAATATCCTGGAGGAGTAGGCATCTCAGAAAACCATTGTTTGGGTCTAATAAATATAGAGGGTACGACTTCTGCACTTCTGCAAATGGCTGAATCGGTCAGAAAAAGTGTTTTTGAAAAATTTTCCATTCGATTGGAAATGGAACCGGTCATAAGACCCTAA
- the mltG gene encoding endolytic transglycosylase MltG yields the protein MNSKLKKYLILSGLGVSLLLVLALIGFFVVDEIKGGAVGDGQNKYELIIDSGEPSSSVVRELAAAGMIKSSVYFNYLIKFTRAGNKIKQGVYDINDGMSSRKILDVIISGKVKLVNFTVPEGYNNRQIGDLLVSKKLAISREDFLKVAQSPALLTKYNIPAKTLEGYLFPETYSVPLNYPLERITEMMIKRFYKKLESIPEAKDIKPAELHFRVVLASIVEREAVRKEERPMMAGVFLTRIEKNINLESCATIQYLFDKPKKRLFESDLKIVSPYNTYINGGWPPGPISNPGLPALEASFKPMKSDKLFFLLKPDGSHYFSATFKEHLDAKKKFIDVLYQ from the coding sequence ATGAACTCGAAACTTAAAAAATACCTGATTCTATCAGGACTTGGTGTTTCCTTACTACTGGTTTTAGCCTTAATTGGTTTTTTCGTTGTCGACGAAATCAAAGGGGGAGCTGTTGGGGATGGTCAAAACAAATACGAACTCATCATTGATTCAGGAGAACCATCTTCGAGTGTAGTGCGCGAGTTAGCTGCTGCCGGCATGATCAAATCTTCTGTGTATTTCAACTATCTGATTAAATTCACAAGAGCGGGAAACAAAATTAAACAAGGTGTCTACGATATCAATGATGGTATGAGTTCCCGTAAAATTCTAGACGTCATTATCTCTGGAAAAGTTAAACTTGTAAACTTCACAGTGCCCGAAGGATATAACAATCGTCAGATTGGAGATTTATTGGTATCAAAAAAACTGGCAATCTCCCGAGAAGATTTTTTGAAAGTGGCACAAAGCCCTGCTCTACTGACAAAATATAATATCCCTGCAAAAACTTTAGAAGGTTATTTATTTCCTGAAACCTATTCAGTTCCTTTAAATTATCCTTTAGAAAGAATTACTGAAATGATGATCAAACGATTCTATAAAAAATTAGAATCCATTCCAGAAGCAAAGGATATCAAACCGGCCGAACTCCATTTTCGTGTAGTCCTTGCATCTATCGTAGAAAGAGAAGCCGTAAGAAAAGAAGAAAGGCCCATGATGGCAGGTGTGTTTCTCACTCGCATTGAAAAAAATATTAATTTGGAATCTTGTGCCACCATACAATATTTATTTGATAAACCGAAAAAAAGACTCTTTGAATCTGACCTAAAAATTGTATCTCCATACAATACATACATCAATGGTGGTTGGCCACCAGGACCTATTTCTAATCCCGGTTTACCAGCGTTAGAAGCTTCTTTCAAACCAATGAAGTCAGATAAATTATTCTTTCTTTTGAAACCAGATGGTTCCCACTATTTTTCTGCGACATTCAAAGAACATTTGGATGCAAAGAAAAAATTTATAGATGTGTTGTACCAATAA
- a CDS encoding TonB-dependent receptor domain-containing protein — MNLIKKIIILPALILFTSFGILAQSNGSIRGTIIDSENGEPVFGATIVVRSEKKFAKTDFDGKYILELPPGTYQVEYQMYGYGPQNRTIVVGSGKPSQMNVTFGAQVLQTVEVKDRAINESDASLLQVQKKSATVSDAIGAESIKKSPDSSAGDVIKRVTGITLIGGKYVFVRGLGERYSSTYLNDAYIPSTEPDKRVVPLDLFPANLIKNIRVIKTFVPEESAEFSGGLVKIETKEYPDEFTMKVGFGVGYNGNTTRKKWQTFDGGDFFGRPTSNQELPSAVKAVPDFLPFEPGSRFGGINPTLINIGATSFPSQWTPDTTKAPYDKNFNLTVGNTFKLTESGQRLGVIFGTTHSVDYRFRRQKDVRYIPGNPVSLAVKDLTTVSPLQTQDADIYVEDRLFGNNLNFAYEPMSGQQFFLKNFYSVSSEKSVRESVGTNNIDNFQFFSQTNDFISRQLFNSSFGGKHAVNLGSLSRPHTLDWQVNYGEAKRDEPNLTQQVWRRSSTSPVTTVPTRLGNNPDGSRFYSTSNDTVRSFSVAYEIPFDQWNGLKSSFKFGGSALDRFKSFTFREFGSKSNIGTTTTDLYPVPGEIVYNPLEFLRTNSTGLANRTFSERQVEPNAYDAYQKLHSYFSQFDVPLFPKFRFIGGARYEDSYQKVKTFVLKEQFDVRRPGYGCDTGSEGERILLVKNNICSADNNGVGEIRTKDILPSVNFVYEFLQDQNLRFGYTQTLTRPDFREMSPFAFTPYFGGDRIRGNPNLQRTYIHNFDFRYEYFMGGANYVGAGVFHKDLSNPIELIGQPVAGQISPFFTYANANRATIRGVELDFRREFFDKFRFETNVFFIKSLVNVVSWEQYTISKAGLLDPIDRSFSYDPTNIRRPLQGQSDFVANLKFDVYLNKLKTTTIGLYYNYFGDRIFVVGANGTPDAYERGVGLTDIVFSHKMDDKLDFKFAAKNVTDQRFRIYVKDELLNEEKLFRSYREGVSFSMSMGYKF, encoded by the coding sequence ATGAACTTAATTAAGAAGATAATCATTCTCCCTGCACTGATACTATTTACTTCTTTTGGCATTCTAGCGCAAAGTAATGGATCGATTCGAGGAACTATCATTGATTCAGAAAACGGAGAGCCGGTATTCGGTGCTACTATCGTTGTAAGATCTGAAAAAAAATTCGCTAAAACTGATTTTGATGGAAAGTATATTTTAGAACTTCCTCCTGGAACCTACCAAGTGGAGTATCAAATGTATGGATATGGTCCACAAAACCGAACAATCGTTGTAGGTTCTGGAAAACCGAGCCAAATGAATGTAACATTTGGTGCTCAAGTGTTACAAACTGTTGAAGTGAAAGATCGTGCGATCAATGAATCAGATGCTTCCTTACTACAAGTACAGAAAAAATCGGCAACAGTTTCAGATGCTATCGGAGCTGAATCAATTAAAAAATCACCAGATTCATCGGCCGGTGATGTGATTAAAAGGGTCACTGGGATTACATTGATTGGTGGTAAGTATGTCTTTGTTCGAGGCTTGGGTGAAAGATATTCTTCCACATATTTAAACGATGCATATATACCTTCTACAGAACCTGACAAAAGGGTTGTACCTTTAGATTTGTTTCCAGCAAATTTAATCAAGAACATTCGAGTAATCAAAACTTTTGTACCAGAAGAGTCAGCAGAGTTCTCTGGAGGACTTGTTAAAATTGAAACAAAAGAATATCCTGATGAATTTACGATGAAAGTTGGTTTTGGCGTTGGTTATAACGGAAACACAACGAGAAAAAAATGGCAAACCTTTGATGGTGGAGATTTTTTTGGAAGACCAACTTCTAACCAGGAGCTGCCTTCTGCAGTCAAAGCTGTTCCTGATTTTCTACCTTTTGAGCCAGGAAGTCGTTTCGGTGGAATTAATCCTACACTCATCAATATTGGTGCTACTTCTTTTCCTTCACAATGGACACCAGACACTACAAAAGCACCATATGATAAAAACTTTAACTTAACTGTTGGAAATACTTTTAAGTTAACAGAATCAGGACAAAGACTAGGAGTTATATTTGGTACTACTCATTCTGTTGACTATCGTTTCAGACGGCAAAAAGACGTAAGATATATTCCCGGAAACCCAGTTTCTCTAGCAGTTAAAGATTTAACAACGGTCTCTCCTTTGCAGACGCAAGATGCAGATATCTATGTCGAAGATCGTTTATTCGGAAACAATTTAAACTTTGCCTATGAACCAATGAGTGGCCAACAATTCTTCTTAAAGAATTTCTATTCAGTATCTTCAGAGAAATCAGTTAGGGAATCAGTCGGAACTAATAATATTGATAACTTTCAATTCTTCTCTCAAACTAACGACTTCATTAGCAGACAATTGTTTAATTCAAGTTTTGGCGGTAAACATGCGGTCAATTTAGGTTCTTTAAGTAGACCTCATACACTTGATTGGCAAGTCAATTATGGAGAAGCGAAAAGAGATGAGCCGAATTTGACACAACAGGTTTGGCGAAGGTCTTCAACAAGTCCTGTAACGACTGTTCCCACAAGATTAGGAAATAACCCTGATGGTTCAAGGTTCTACTCCACCTCTAATGATACTGTTAGAAGTTTTAGTGTGGCTTATGAAATCCCATTTGACCAATGGAACGGACTTAAGTCTTCCTTTAAGTTTGGAGGTTCCGCCTTGGATCGCTTCAAATCATTTACCTTTAGAGAATTTGGATCCAAATCTAACATAGGAACTACGACCACCGACTTATACCCAGTGCCAGGAGAAATTGTTTATAATCCCTTAGAATTTTTGCGAACAAATAGTACAGGTCTTGCAAATAGAACTTTTTCCGAAAGACAAGTGGAACCGAATGCGTATGACGCATATCAAAAGTTACACTCTTATTTTTCTCAATTTGATGTCCCATTATTCCCTAAGTTTAGGTTTATTGGGGGAGCAAGGTATGAAGACTCCTACCAAAAGGTTAAAACATTTGTTCTAAAGGAACAATTCGATGTAAGACGACCAGGTTATGGTTGTGATACAGGATCTGAAGGAGAGCGAATTCTATTAGTAAAAAATAATATTTGTTCTGCTGATAATAACGGTGTTGGTGAAATTAGAACTAAAGATATTTTGCCTAGTGTTAATTTTGTTTATGAATTTCTTCAAGATCAAAATTTAAGATTTGGGTATACTCAAACACTAACAAGACCTGATTTCAGAGAAATGTCTCCATTTGCATTTACTCCTTATTTCGGTGGAGATAGAATCCGAGGAAATCCAAATCTCCAAAGAACTTACATTCATAACTTTGACTTTCGATATGAATACTTTATGGGTGGAGCAAACTATGTGGGGGCTGGTGTATTTCATAAAGACCTCTCCAATCCGATTGAGTTGATTGGACAGCCAGTCGCTGGTCAAATTTCACCTTTTTTCACTTATGCGAATGCGAATCGTGCAACTATCCGTGGTGTAGAGTTGGATTTCCGAAGAGAATTTTTTGATAAATTCCGATTTGAAACCAATGTGTTCTTTATCAAATCTCTTGTAAATGTTGTGTCTTGGGAACAATATACAATTTCGAAGGCAGGATTGTTAGATCCTATCGATAGAAGTTTTTCTTACGATCCCACAAACATTCGACGACCATTACAAGGACAGTCTGACTTCGTAGCAAACTTGAAGTTTGATGTGTATTTGAATAAACTAAAAACAACTACAATTGGTTTATATTACAACTACTTCGGGGATAGGATCTTTGTTGTTGGTGCGAACGGAACTCCAGATGCTTATGAACGCGGTGTTGGATTAACAGACATTGTCTTCTCCCATAAGATGGACGATAAATTGGATTTCAAATTTGCAGCAAAAAACGTAACAGATCAAAGATTTAGAATCTATGTGAAGGATGAATTACTCAACGAAGAAAAACTTTTCCGCTCCTATCGGGAAGGGGTTTCTTTCTCGATGTCAATGGGTTATAAGTTCTAA
- a CDS encoding ankyrin repeat domain-containing protein, translating to MLQFLSSRFLTKFLFITIFSLLVGVNLSCIEDETVVKAPMSRELRLFQAVEKGNLELVKDLLAEGVSINAKDSLGNSALIKAVDEEELAIVKFLIHKGANVNLRNTTGETALYRAVYRGNLDLVKLLVTAGAETKVKTVGGISVLELAEERGEEGILNYLSSRK from the coding sequence ATGTTACAATTTCTATCCAGTCGATTTTTAACTAAATTCCTTTTCATTACAATTTTTTCGCTACTGGTTGGAGTCAATCTTTCCTGTATCGAAGATGAAACTGTAGTGAAAGCTCCCATGAGTCGGGAACTTCGTCTTTTCCAGGCAGTGGAAAAAGGTAACTTAGAATTAGTAAAAGACCTTTTGGCCGAAGGAGTTTCCATCAATGCAAAGGATTCCTTAGGCAATTCCGCGCTTATCAAAGCAGTGGATGAAGAAGAGTTAGCAATTGTAAAATTTTTGATCCATAAAGGTGCCAATGTCAACTTACGGAACACCACCGGTGAGACAGCCCTTTACCGAGCTGTCTACCGTGGCAATTTGGATTTAGTCAAACTTTTAGTGACTGCTGGAGCAGAGACAAAAGTGAAAACGGTGGGAGGCATTAGTGTTCTGGAGCTTGCCGAGGAACGGGGAGAAGAGGGGATTTTAAACTATTTGTCTTCTCGAAAATAG
- a CDS encoding prohibitin family protein, which yields MKRRSIFPNSFQFLSILGVSLSLASCISIISPGEVGLMWRPYSTGLSQKPLESRVQTYMPWNSVYVYSIQWSSYQEKVEVLTRDDLTITVSAAIIIRPIQNEIYELQMEIGRDYYEKVVKPQFRTAIRNILSAYNMVSISKETPNVSSQIKKSLTEKLKDKHVEIDDVIIDDVEYSPSILKAIESKLTKQQEQEQMKFEINIAKRDAEIQQISADGRAKAVLIEAEAQAKAQKMISESLTPRYIQLKAMENPNNKLIFVPNGKDGLPIIVNADGK from the coding sequence ATGAAACGTCGATCCATTTTTCCAAACAGTTTCCAGTTCCTCTCCATTTTAGGTGTGAGCCTTTCTTTGGCGTCTTGTATCTCAATCATAAGTCCAGGAGAGGTAGGACTGATGTGGCGGCCGTATAGCACGGGGCTCAGCCAAAAGCCACTCGAATCCAGAGTGCAAACCTACATGCCTTGGAATAGCGTTTATGTCTACTCCATCCAATGGAGTAGCTACCAAGAAAAGGTAGAGGTTCTAACTCGCGATGATTTAACAATCACTGTAAGTGCGGCGATCATTATACGACCGATCCAAAATGAAATCTATGAATTGCAAATGGAAATAGGAAGGGACTACTATGAAAAGGTGGTCAAACCTCAATTTCGAACTGCCATTCGAAATATTCTTTCTGCTTACAATATGGTTTCTATTTCCAAAGAAACACCAAATGTTTCTTCACAAATTAAAAAATCTCTTACTGAAAAGTTAAAAGACAAACATGTCGAAATTGATGATGTAATTATTGATGATGTAGAGTATAGTCCTTCGATTTTGAAAGCGATTGAAAGCAAACTCACTAAACAACAAGAACAAGAACAAATGAAGTTCGAAATCAATATTGCCAAACGAGATGCGGAAATCCAACAAATAAGTGCCGATGGTAGAGCCAAGGCTGTACTCATTGAGGCCGAAGCACAAGCGAAAGCGCAAAAGATGATTTCGGAATCATTGACACCAAGATACATTCAATTGAAGGCAATGGAAAATCCGAATAACAAATTGATTTTTGTTCCCAATGGGAAGGATGGATTGCCTATCATCGTGAATGCAGATGGGAAGTAG